From Acropora muricata isolate sample 2 chromosome 14, ASM3666990v1, whole genome shotgun sequence, one genomic window encodes:
- the LOC136898349 gene encoding uncharacterized protein translates to MLIHARKCSQDLKLKGGTNFGFMNGANREKNKYRYLPSVTSYATWQFHRRSDDIFRPNNLTVDTTSIASPLITMGAKTAAGLANEIRSSLHFDSFSWNLFWLDLVISSLTSDWIRLSFFLSTHSAIVVSSTYFHSSVLLVLISSVMRINSHAELGSLRHPCRNVPPFRQAVFTQLDSLRAVSKEIDDPKRNANRQV, encoded by the exons ATGCTGATCCATGCAAGGAAATGCTCACAAGATCTCAAGTTAAAAG GGGGAACAAATTTTGGTTTCATGAACGGTGCAAACAGGGAGAAAAACAAGTATAGATACCTGCCATCGGTTACCTCATACG cAACATGGCAGTTCCACCGGAGATCGGATGATATATTTAGACCTAACAACTTAACAGTGGACACTACCTCTATTGCTTCCCCGTTGATAACAATGGGAGCAAAGACCGCGGCTGGTTTAGCGAACGAAATCCGTAGTTCCTTGCACTTCGACTCGTTTAGCTGGAACTTGTTTTGGTTGGACTTGGTGATCAGTTCCTTAACATCAGATTGGATACGGCTGTCTTTCTTCTTGTCAACACACTCTGCCATAGTTGTGTCATCCACATATTTTCACAGTTCCGTATTACTGGTGTTGATATCATCAGTCATGAGAATAAACAGCCACGCCGAGCTTGGTTCCCTGAGGCACCCTTGCCGGAACGTTCCTCCATTCAGACAAGCAGTCTTCACCCAACTTGACTCTCTGCGTGCGGTCAGTAAGGAAATCGATGATCCAAAGCGAAACGCCAACCGGCAAGTCTAG
- the LOC136898339 gene encoding uncharacterized protein, translating into MADSGDRASKTVPSRDERSLDSSSDSEAETDESGASRNKDVCEKLKSLKISTHGKKTPQQKRYRSGESTKKAKRKTNFDAAQSYDDGKWRQHHPWEDMKPNPADPINKTVDTSKVYTVSDNWLTSSKKQLDLEKIYLGLPTFIDEMKGPSIRKELEDILNSEQQQNTKLSPHVLEIKQKDDPPKDKKSRPKGQNDNLKAFSLPPPQNQYWFLDCEYILKMHLPTCSLQWFNCDDQQGKRIRKINSDCIEEDKRWIFIPSFRRAKIALLEWPKDDIVTQASTVRILVVRPSEFEEYVKYCGHLFPVISLPQDEIGAGYPRYWIQKIALFLKLQFIWMIDDSVECFYEYHPHLKPEDSYKVNRRLEFGLVFKRIEDLVKATKDEDQPIAAMSPKRFMGGTPLENPFVCKPPRIAVFLNVRALKLKEVYYRPELQILEDMIFGYECEKNGLKVFIDNRVHLQDHDWKDTGARSPSVKQKEA; encoded by the coding sequence ATGGCTGACTCTGGAGACAGAGCGAGTAAAACTGTTCCAAGCAGAGATGAAAGGTCTTTAGACAGTAGTAGCGACAGTGAAGCCGAGACTGATGAAAGCGGTGCAAGTAGGAACAAGGATGTCTGCGAAAAGCTCAAATCGCTTAAAATTTCGACACATGGCAAGAAAACACCTCAGCAGAAAAGGTATAGAAGCGGTGAGTcgacaaaaaaagcaaaacgaaaaacCAATTTTGATGCTGCTCAGTCTTATGATGATGGAAAATGGCGACAACACCATCCGTGGGAAGACATGAAACCAAACCCCGCAGATCCGATAAATAAGACAGTGGACACGTCGAAAGTGTACACTGTGTCAGATAACTGGCTCACGTCATCTAAAAAACAACTTGATCTCGAAAAGATCTATTTGGGTCTCCCGACATTTATTGATGAAATGAAAGGACCATCGATTCGCAAAGAGCTGGAAGATATATTAAATtcagaacaacaacaaaatacgAAGCTCTCCCCACATGTGcttgaaataaagcaaaaagaTGATCCACCAAAAGACAAGAAATCACGACCGAAAGGTCAAAATGACAACTTGAAGGCTTTTTCTTTACCTCCACCACAAAATCAATACTGGTTTCTCGACTGCGAATACATACTAAAGATGCATCTGCCTACCTGCTCATTACAGTGGTTCAACTGTGACGATCAGCAAGGAAAACGCATTAGAAAAATTAACAGTGACTGTATTGAGGAGGATAAAAGATGGATTTTTATACCATCATTCCGCCGCGCGAAGATTGCCTTGTTAGAGTGGCCGAAGGATGACATCGTGACTCAAGCATCGACCGTCAGAATACTGGTGGTAAGACCTTCAGAGTTTGAAGAGTATGTGAAGTACTGTGGGCACCTGTTCCCGGTTATCTCCCTTCCGCAAGATGAAATTGGAGCGGGGTATCCACGATATTGGATTCAGAAAATTGCTCTGTTCTTGAAGCTGCAGTTCATCTGGATGATTGATGACAGCGTGGAGTGCTTCTATGAGTACCACCCTCACCTTAAACCTGAGGATTCTTACAAAGTAAACAGACGGCTAGAATTTGGACTTGTGTTCAAGCGAATTGAAGACTTGGTCAAGGCCACAAAAGATGAAGACCAGCCCATCGCAGCCATGAGTCCAAAACGATTTATGGGGGGAACTCCACTGGAAAATCCATTTGTTTGCAAACCTCCACGAATTGCTGTGTTTCTCAACGTAAGAGCATTGAAGTTAAAGGAGGTATACTATCGACCTGAACTTCAAATATTAGAGGACATGATCTTCGGGTACGAATGTGAAAAAAATGGCCTGAAAGTATTCATTGACAACCGCGTCCACCTGCAAGATCATGACTGGAAAGATACTGGAGCTAGGAGTCCTTCTGTTAAACAAAAGGAGGCATAG
- the LOC136899169 gene encoding uncharacterized protein, with translation MSYLSDCIEEYKRWIFIPSFRRANIALLEWPKDDIVTQASTVRILVVRPSEFEEYVKYCGHLFPVISLPQDEIGAGYPRYCIQKIAVFLTLQFTWMVDDSVECFYEYHPHLKPEDSYPINRRLKFGLVFKRIEGLVKATKDDDQPIAAMSPKRFMGGTPLKNPFVCKPPRIAVFLNVRALKLKEVYYRPELQVLEDMIFGYECAKNGLKVFIDNRVHLQDHDWKDTGARSPSLKQKEA, from the exons ATGAGTTACCTTAG TGACTGTATTGAGGAGTATAAAAGATGGATTTTTATACCATCATTCCGCCGCGCGAACATTGCCTTGTTAGAGTGGCCCAAGGATGACATCGTGACTCAAGCATCGACCGTCAGAATACTGGTAGTAAGACCTTCAGAGTTTGAAGAGTATGTGAAGTACTGTGGGCACTTGTTCCCGGTTATCTCCCTTCCGCAAGATGAAATTGGAGCGGGGTATCCACGATATTGCATCCAGAAAATTGCTGTTTTCTTGACGCTGCAGTTCACCTGGATGGTTGATGACAGCGTGGAGTGCTTCTATGAGTACCACCCTCACCTTAAACCTGAGGATTCTTACCCAATAAACAGACGGCTAAAATTTGGACTTGTGTTCAAGCGAATTGAAGGCTTGGTCAAGGCCACAAAAGATGACGACCAGCCCATCGCAGCCATGAGTCCAAAACGATTTATGGGGGGAACTCCACTGAAAAATCCATTTGTTTGCAAACCTCCACGAATTGCTGTGTTTCTCAACGTAAGAGCATTGAAATTAAAGGAGGTATACTATCGACCTGAACTTCAAGTATTAGAGGACATGATCTTCGGGTACGAATGTGCAAAAAATGGCCTGAAAGTATTCATTGACAACCGCGTCCACCTGCAGGATCATGACTGGAAAGATACTGGAGCTAGGAGTCCTTCTCTTAAACAAAAGGAGGCATAG